One Delphinus delphis chromosome 3, mDelDel1.2, whole genome shotgun sequence genomic region harbors:
- the SETD9 gene encoding SET domain-containing protein 9 — MPGRLLRGLWQRWRRYKYRFVPWIALNLSHNPRTLRYVPEESKDKVISDEEVLGTLLKVFQALFVNDFNKQSDILTVFPEPVKSKYQDLLSVQHPGVKQLEYRHQQQNTFTPEEILYKTLGFSVTRAPSTLISAGKGVFVNKGLVPKGAVVSMYPGTVYQKYEPIFLQSIGNPFIFRCLDGVLIDGNDKGISKVVYRSCNGRDQLGPLKMSDSTWLTSEIHNPLAVGQYVNNCSNDRAANVCYQEFDVPAVFPIELKQYLPNIAYSYDKQSPLRCVILVALRDIKQGEELFSNYYTIVS, encoded by the exons ATGCCGGGCCGCCTGCTGCGCGGCCTCTGGCAGCGATGGCGTCGTTACAAATACCGCTTCGTACCCTGGATCGCGCTGAACCTAAGCCACAACCCGAG GACCCTCCGATACGTTCCAGAGGAATCCAAAGACAAAGTTATCTCAGATGAAGAGGTCCTAGGAACATTACTGAAAGTTTTCCAGGCTCTATTCGTAAATGATTTCAATAAACAATCAGATATCTTGACTGTGTTTCCAGAACCTGTTAAATCAAAATATCAAGACCTGCTGTCAGTTCAGCATCCAGGGGTGAAACAGCTTGAATACAGACATCAACAGCAAAATACCTTTACACCAGAAGAAATTCTTTATAAGACATTGGGTTTCAGTGTCACCCGAGCACCTAGCACATTGATTTCGGCTGGAAAAGGTGTCTTCGTTAACAAAGGATTAGTACCAAAAGGCGCGGTTGTATCTATGTATCCTG GTACAGTATATCAAAAGTACGAGCCAATCTTTCTCCAGTCCATTGGAAATCCGTTTATTTTTAGATGCCTGGATGGGGTACTCATTGATGGAAATGACAAAGGAATATCAAAAGTCGTGTATAG ATCTTGCAATGGGAGGGATCAACTTGGCCCTTTAAAAATGAGTGATAGTACATGGCTAACGTCAGAAATTCATAATCCACTGGCTGTAGGACAGTACGTCAACAATTGTTCAAATG ACAGAGCAGCTAATGTCTGTTATCAGGAATTTGATGTGCCTGCAGTTTTCCCTATAGAACTGAAGCAGTATCTTCCAAACATTGCGTACAGCTATGACAAACAAAG tccACTTCGATGTGTCATTCTTGTCGCACTCAGGGACATCAAACAAGGAGAAGAGCTTTTTTCAAACTACTATACAATTGTCAGCTAA